The Anaerobranca gottschalkii DSM 13577 genomic sequence TAATTGGTGGAGATAGGTTAGGTAAAATACCTGAAAATCTAAAAAAAATTGGATATACTACAATAAAACATATATCTGGTAGAAAATACAATAATAACTCTTTAAGCTTTGTTAATAAATATGATACCGTTATAGTTTTTACTGATTACATAAATCATAATTTAATGTTCAATTTAAAAAAAAGTGTAAAAAAGGAAGAAATTAAAATTATATACTGTAGAAGGTCTTGGTGCCATATTAAAGAACTGTTGGATTGTAATAATTGTCAGGGTTGTGAACAAAGTAAAATGTTGTTATTATAAATAGTAGATAAGAAATTGATGGAAAAGGTGGGTAAAATGCTTAAAGAAAAAATTAGGGAAAAAGGAAAGGAATTAGGATTCAGCCAAGTAGGCTTTACCCATTCTTTACCTTTTGAGGAATATAAATTTGTTTTAGAAAAACTTAAAAAGATAAATAATTACCCTCCCTTTGTTTCAGAAGATATAAATTTAAGAACTGATCCAAAGTTAATAATGGAGAATTGTAAAACAATTATAGCTGTTGCCTTTCCATATGTTAACAATGTTAAATTATCTTTATTACATCCACCAGCAGAGGATGAAGGTTACATTTCCCCAAGCGCATGGGGGTTGGATTATCATATTTTAGTCAAAGATAAAATGGAGGAATTAGTTCAATTTATTGATCGAGAAACAAAGGGAAGATATCAATTTATGAGCTTTGTTGATACAGGACATCTATCTGATAGGGAAATTGCCAAAAGGGCGGGGATAGGTTTTGTAGGAAAAAATTCTAGTTTAATTACTAAAGAAATGGGTTCTTTTGTTTGGTTAGGACATATTTTAACAGATTTAGAATTAGCACCAGATTCTGTAATGAACAACTTAGATTGTGGTCATTGTAATCTATGTATACAAAGCTGTCCTACAAATGCTATAAAGGAAGACGGGTTTATCGATTATTCCAAATGTCTTGCCAATGTACTGGTACAAAAGGGCGAATTATCTTTAGAGATTAGAGAAAAGATGAATAAAAGAATATATGGATGTGATACATGTCAATTGGTTTGTCCTAAAAATATGGAAGTACTGAAAAAACATAGTCCTTCATATGCTTCCCTTGGTTGGATAAAATTACGGGAATTACTTGAGTTATCTAACAAATCTTTTAAAAGTAAATATGGAAATACTGCTTTTAGTTGGCGGGGTAAGGGAGTTTTATCCCGTAATGCTAAAGTAATTATAGAAAAAAATAGCAAAACAGTCGAAAAATAAATTAGGCATATTAAACAGATATCTAAATGATAATGTTTAATATGTTTTTTTATTTAATTTTAAAAAAATTTTACATAAAAATTAAATATCAAAAAAGGATATTTACTTTTTTTATAGAATATATTATTGAGTTAAAAAAATCAGAAAAATTTTGGAAAGGGCAGGGGGGACTTCCTTTGAACAAGAAACAACTACCACCACACTTGGCAAATAAAAGGGTAGAGGAAATGCAATTATCTGCTAGGGCCCGCAAAGTCTTAAAAGAATTAAATATTACTACCTTTGGACAACTCTATGAAACAGATGAAGAAATTCTAGCAAAGGCTTCTAATTGTGGAAAAGCAACTCTAAAGGAAATTAAAAATTTAATTTTTACTGAAATATCTGTAGTAGAAAAATATAACAAAAAAACCAGTATTACTAAATTATCTTTTTCATCTAGGGCAGAAAATTGTCTATTAGGAGAAGGGATTAGCACAGTAGAAAGGTTAATTAATACTTCAATACCTAAACTTTTAGAAATAAAGAATCTTGGTGGCAAATCATTAGAAGAAGTAGTTGTTAAGATAAAGGAATTTAAAGAACAATATCCTTACGCAAAGAGCTGGCAGAATGTTTATTGGGGTGTAGAGGTTTCAGATCAAGGGATGATGACGACATTAGGAAATATTATAATTAACTATCCTATAGATTTCTTACCAATTGAGGAGTTAGTCCTTATTTTGAAAAAAAAGGGAGTAAATAATATTAAAGAATTATTAAGATTAGATGAAGGGGAGTTATTTTTAAATTATAAAGGTAGAATTTTTGATCGCCTTTATAAATACAATAACAAGTTGATGGAACAAACGGCGGGAGCAGCATATTGTGAAAAAATATTGACATATAATCAACTACCGGTGGCTTTGGATTTTATAAGGGAAAAAATAGTAGCTAAAGATTCTAAAACTTGGACGGAAAATATATTTAAAGGCCTTTCTTCTAGAGAAAAGGAAATAATACAAAAATACTATGGTTTTATGGGAGATAGATTAACTTTACAAGAAATAGGAGATCAATATGGTTTAACCAGAGCTAGAATCCAACAAATTGTTAAAAAGATTAAAGGCAAAATACTAAGTAATATTTATTTTGAAAATTCCATAATTCTAATGTGGTTCCATACCTTTGGTCTGCTTCAAGGAGGAGTTTTTTTACAGGAAATTTTTCAAAAAGAATTCAACACTTATTATAAAGACCCAAGTATCGACAATAATGCCTTAAGTGAAATGTTATTGGATATTGACCCTATGTTTGAAAATCTCACATATAATGTTTGGGGTATGACCGTATTGCCTATAGAACATTATCAAAAAGTTATTGAGGAAGGAGTTCAAATCCTGCAAAAAGGTCCTTTAGATGAAAAGGATTTATTAAAAGAGTTAAAACAACGGCCTTTATATTTTTCAATTAAAAGTAGACAAGAATATGTAAAGGGAGTACTAGAAAACTTTATTCCAGCTTGTTTAGCTTCAGCACAAAATCTCGCTTTAAATCCGATGGGTAATTATACTTTAGAAGTAAAAGAAGGAACTAAAGTACAAAGTATTATTAATGTTTTAAGGGAAGAAGGAAAACCATTACATTATAATGTAATTTTAGAAAGGATAAACAAAAAAGGTGAAAGTAACATTACAGTACAATATGCAAGGGCTATTTTAGCAAACCATAAACAAATTTTTGCTAGGGTAGGTAGAGGAACATATGGGCTAGTGGAATGGGGGATCAAAGAATATAAACACATATCTGATTATATTTACGATATTTTAACTAGATACAACAAACCCCTTTATTATAAGGAAATTTGTAAAATAGTAAATAGCACTCACTATACTAAACATCAGACAATTTATAATGCATTAACACAAGATGAAAGGTTTAAAAGAACTAAAACAGGCTATTATACCATCAATAAAAGTTAGGGCAGTCTAATGACTGCCCTCAGTTTATAGACAAAGTCTTTTTTAAAGGCTGTGGTAATTAAACATTTTAACAAAGTTCTGCGTCGAGATTTAAGGCTTCTATCTAAAAGGAAGAAGGGTACCGCTCTAATTCGCCGTCCATGGCTCAATAGAGCTTTCGGAACGTCCTGTTCCTCACCCCTTCTTCCTTTTATCTAATCAGCTCTTAAATCTATCTCCTCAACTTAATCGTATCCTTGTTTAATTACCACAGTTGATGATGACTTTGTCTATAGTTTGTCTTCAGTCTGAGGGCAGTCTAATGACTGCCCTATAAATATGCATCTAAATTGGTAAAATAATAGTAAAGGATGTGCCTTTATTTTTATGGGATTTGACGAAGATTTGTCCTTTATATTGTTCAACAATTTGTTTAACTACAGATAGGCCTAAACCAGTCCCGCCATATTTTGTGGTGAAAAATGGTTGGAATATTTTGTTCTTAATATTTGTCGGGATACCTGATCCGGTATCTTCAATAATTGTATAAATTTGTTGATTATTTACATAACATTTAATAGTAAGGGTGCCACCATTCGTCATTGCTTCAATGGCATTTTGAATTATATTTAAAAATACTTGCCTAAATTGCGTTTTATCTCCGGTAATACTAGGGAGATCATTAGTTATTTGAAGATTTAAATTGATGTTATAACGGATTATTAAATCATTAAGGTTAGAAATGATCTCAAAAATGATGTCATCAATTTTACAAAGGTTAACCCTTTGTTCTTTAGGAGCAGTATAAAAAATAGAGTTTTTTAATGTTTCATGGGCTCTATCTAATTCTTTTAAAATAAAATTTGAATAACCAATTTTAACTGGATTTTTTTCATCTTTGCCTAATAATTGAATAAAACCCCTAATGGTTGTCAGGATATTTTTGACTTCATGGGCTAAACTGCTGAACATCTGTTGATAATAGAGTTGGGTTTGGGCTATATCTTCACTTTTGAAAAT encodes the following:
- a CDS encoding two-component system sensor histidine kinase NtrB codes for the protein MVDLKNKNNLLDNCLVYENLNFYFSADKPISNQSLEGLLNKNSNLIQLVKFIYNSLLDMTPQDVVVLIADKKGIVLEILQHGDGVNFLNIQKGMPLTMGQNNPIAITLKERKTTVCKGIVCEGKIDLNWTIITLLVNPIDPYGLISIVLPTSLYSTTLVNLLNLLCNFISLSIFKSEDIAQTQLYYQQMFSSLAHEVKNILTTIRGFIQLLGKDEKNPVKIGYSNFILKELDRAHETLKNSIFYTAPKEQRVNLCKIDDIIFEIISNLNDLIIRYNINLNLQITNDLPSITGDKTQFRQVFLNIIQNAIEAMTNGGTLTIKCYVNNQQIYTIIEDTGSGIPTNIKNKIFQPFFTTKYGGTGLGLSVVKQIVEQYKGQIFVKSHKNKGTSFTIILPI
- the queG gene encoding tRNA epoxyqueuosine(34) reductase QueG, whose amino-acid sequence is MLKEKIREKGKELGFSQVGFTHSLPFEEYKFVLEKLKKINNYPPFVSEDINLRTDPKLIMENCKTIIAVAFPYVNNVKLSLLHPPAEDEGYISPSAWGLDYHILVKDKMEELVQFIDRETKGRYQFMSFVDTGHLSDREIAKRAGIGFVGKNSSLITKEMGSFVWLGHILTDLELAPDSVMNNLDCGHCNLCIQSCPTNAIKEDGFIDYSKCLANVLVQKGELSLEIREKMNKRIYGCDTCQLVCPKNMEVLKKHSPSYASLGWIKLRELLELSNKSFKSKYGNTAFSWRGKGVLSRNAKVIIEKNSKTVEK
- a CDS encoding DNA-directed RNA polymerase subunit alpha C-terminal domain-containing protein codes for the protein MNKKQLPPHLANKRVEEMQLSARARKVLKELNITTFGQLYETDEEILAKASNCGKATLKEIKNLIFTEISVVEKYNKKTSITKLSFSSRAENCLLGEGISTVERLINTSIPKLLEIKNLGGKSLEEVVVKIKEFKEQYPYAKSWQNVYWGVEVSDQGMMTTLGNIIINYPIDFLPIEELVLILKKKGVNNIKELLRLDEGELFLNYKGRIFDRLYKYNNKLMEQTAGAAYCEKILTYNQLPVALDFIREKIVAKDSKTWTENIFKGLSSREKEIIQKYYGFMGDRLTLQEIGDQYGLTRARIQQIVKKIKGKILSNIYFENSIILMWFHTFGLLQGGVFLQEIFQKEFNTYYKDPSIDNNALSEMLLDIDPMFENLTYNVWGMTVLPIEHYQKVIEEGVQILQKGPLDEKDLLKELKQRPLYFSIKSRQEYVKGVLENFIPACLASAQNLALNPMGNYTLEVKEGTKVQSIINVLREEGKPLHYNVILERINKKGESNITVQYARAILANHKQIFARVGRGTYGLVEWGIKEYKHISDYIYDILTRYNKPLYYKEICKIVNSTHYTKHQTIYNALTQDERFKRTKTGYYTINKS
- a CDS encoding DUF2325 domain-containing protein, encoding MSVLLIGGDRLGKIPENLKKIGYTTIKHISGRKYNNNSLSFVNKYDTVIVFTDYINHNLMFNLKKSVKKEEIKIIYCRRSWCHIKELLDCNNCQGCEQSKMLLL